From Aedes albopictus strain Foshan chromosome 1, AalbF5, whole genome shotgun sequence, one genomic window encodes:
- the LOC109402808 gene encoding uncharacterized protein LOC109402808: protein MKRLAEQQELERKQLELERKQLELQKKHSQEKFDLEETLAEEEDNRSVRSRVIEIESREKQVSTWIDQHTPATNQPVVPASHVAALTELPQPMQPLINNLPDEEQGAVGGYHCLRQPDLQKATTPTDEVTIERAVQSGFQRLQQQLAQCQQQPEPTLAQIQDLEAQLQRFRIQLQQRNQSTPLKLPVPSTSKGAIPKAQCITQTNRTREPVEKQTDPLVDQHGRDTVPLAKSVPMAAPLEQSRQVIFSNRSASNLISNEQPRSHQARSDLLPHETDSYEQPRTLHAPSNILPPGSDPFRQQHSAQFNYYDAPGNSSSLAQPQVYSAPSSFPAVLPTAVLRRPSQEQLAARQVMPRDLPEFSGDPEEWPIFFSSFTNSTAACGFSNVENLARLQRCLKGSALKSVRYYLLSPDSVPDVMDTLRTLYGRPEVIINRLIRTVRETPNPKSERLDSLIDFGMSVRNLTQHLVAAGQQAHLANPALLQELVEKLPANVKLQWAQHLSFRPDASLRNFSDFMSTIVESVSKVVIFSGGQQDKSRSKDKSFVHAHAEQPTSGNAVKDKTEQDKVCLFCGKAGHRMKDCTKFQKLAVDDRWKNVQMLKVCRTCLNLHGRRTCRISSRCGIDGCQFRHHQLLHQKSEEITKKTPEVRRTEDHAHHHHEQSILFRIIPIKIHGATKSVNAFAFLDEGSSATLVERSLAEELGIEGPNVPLCLKWTANMTRNEEESQVVSLEVSGVDQKNRLHLVNVRTVESLNLPTQTLRFDELQKDHPHLKGLPIHNYENATPKLLVGLRNLQFAVPLKVKQGRSGVIATKTRLGWCVYGSLDEVENNAEFSYHVCECEAEEKLEQLVKEYFNAEDCGVRHQDILESDAETRARKIMEATTRRIGNRFETGLVWKTDIVEFPDSFPMALRRLQCLERRMDKDPLLKENIHRQVQEYQEKGFAHLATEDELAEADPRRIWYLPLGAVYNPKKPGKVRLIWDAAAKVDGISLNSLLLPGPDLLVSLVSVQFLFRQYPVAVSGDIKEMFHQTRVIERDRPSQSFLFRSNPLQKPDVYIMDVLTFGAASSPTSAQFVKNRNAQKFADEFPRAADAIIKRHYVDDYLDRQYWITWEKLRSRKR, encoded by the exons ATGAAACGGCTGGCTGAGCAGCAAGAACTAGAGAGAAAGCAGCTGGAATTGGAGAGGAAACAGTTGGAACTTCAGAAGAAGCACTCGCAGGAGAAATTCGATCTGGAAGAGACGTtagcggaagaggaagacaatCGTAGTGTCAGAAGCCGCGTGATCGAGATTGAGTCTCGAGAGAAGCAGGTATCCACATGGATTGATCAGCATACCCCCGCAACCAACCAACCGGTCGTCCCAGCTTCGCATGTAGCAGCGCTTACTGAGCTTCCACAGCCGATGCAGCCGCTGATCAACAATCTACCGGATGAGGAACAAGGAGCTGTAGGAGGATATCATTGTTTGAGACAGCCAGACCTCCAGAAAGCTACCACGCCCACCGATGAAGTGACGATCGAGCGAGCTGTGCAATCAGGTTTTCAACGACTGCAGCAGCAGCTGGCACAGTGCCAACAACAGCCAGAACCGACACTTGCACAGATTCAAGATCTGGAGGCACAATTGCAGAGATTTCGGATTCAACTACAGCAGCGAAACCAGTCAACTCCTCTCAAGCTACCTGTGCCAAGCACGAGTAAAGGTGCGATTCCCAAAGCGCAATGTATAACGCAGACGAACAGGACGCGAGAACCAGTTGAGAAGCAGACAGATCCTCTTGTAGATCAGCACGGCAGAGACACTGTTCCTCTAGCTAAATCAGTTCCGATGGCAGCTCCATTAGAGCAATCGCGACAGGTAATATTCTCGAATCGTTCTGCCAGCAATCTGATTTCAAACGAGCAACCGCGTTCCCATCAAGCGCGATCGGATCTTCTTCCACATGAAACAGATTCATACGAGCAGCCGCGTACGCTTCACGCGCCCTCGAACATTCTTCCTCCAGGATCGGATCCATTCAGACAGCAGCACTCGGCGCAGTTCAACTACTACGATGCTCCAGGCAATTCGAGCTCACTTGCGCAGCCGCAGGTCTATTCTGCACCGTCGAGTTTCCCAGCTGTATTACCGACCGCCGTTCTACGTCGACCATCCCAAGAACAACTCGCTGCAAGACAGGTGATGCCACGCGATCTGCCCGAGTTCTCAGGTGACCCAGAAGAATGGCCGATATTCTTTAGCAGTTTCACTAACTCCACGGCCGCTTGTGGGTTCAGTAATGTGGAGAATCTCGCCCGCCTGCAACGCTGCCTGAAAGGTAGCGCCTTGAAGTCAGTGCGATACTATCTCCTATCACCTGACTCCGTTCCGGATGTGATGGACACACTACGAACGTTGTATGGACGCCCGGAGGTTATTATCAACAGGCTTATTCGAACCGTGCGCGAGACGCCAAATCCCAAGTCCGAGAGATTGGACTCCCTAATTGACTTCGGAATGTCCGTCAGAAACCTGACCCAACATCTGGTTGCAGCCGGCCAGCAAGCGCACCTGGCGAACCCGGCGCTGCTTCAAGAATTAGTTGAAAAACTACCAGCCAACGTGAAACTGCAGTGGGCGCAGCATTTGTCATTTCGCCCTGATGCAAGTTTgcggaattttagcgattttatgTCAACAATAGTTGAGTCGGTTAGCAAAGTGGTTATTTTTTCCGGCGGACAGCAGGACAAGTCGCGGAGCAAAGACAAAAGTTTCGTCCATGCACACGCTGAGCAACCAACATCGGGTAACGCAGTGAAAGACAAAACGGAGCAGGATAAAGTTTGTCTATTCTGCGGAAAAGCTGGTCATCGGATGAAAGACTGCACTAAGTTCCAAAAACTCGCAGTGGACGATCGATGGAAAAATGTGCAGATGCTGAAGGTTTGCAGAACTTGTCTTAATCTACACGGGCGACGCACGTGCCGCATTTCAAGTCGATGTGGGATAGACGGTTGCCAATTCCGTCACCATCAACTGCTACACCAGAAGAGCGAAGAAATCACCAAGAAGACGCCGGAAGTCAGGAGGACAGAAGATCATGCACACCACCATCATGAGCAGTCCATTCTGTTCCGCATCATTCCCATAAAAATCCATGGGGCTACAAAATCCGTCAATGCGTTTGCCTTTTTGGACGAAGGCTCTTCCGCAACGCTCGTCGAGCGCAGCTTAGCTGAAGAACTTGGGATTGAAGGTCCAAACGTCCCGCTCTGTCTCAAGTGGACGGCAAATATGACAAGAAACGAGGAAGAATCGCAGGTAGTATCATTGGAGGTATCTGGAGTTGATCAGAAGAATCGGCTCCACCTAGTGAACGTCCGCACCGTAGAAAGTTTGAACCTACCAACTCAAACGCTCCGCTTCGATGAACTTCAAAAGGACCACCCTCATCTGAAAGGGCTTCCAATCCATAACTACGAGAACGCTACTCCTAAGCTTCTTGTAGGCCTTCGAAATTTGCAGTTTGCAGTACCGCTGAAAGTCAAACAAGGACGAAGCGGTGTCATAGCGACCAAAACGCGTTTGGGATGGTGCGTATACGGCAGTCTGGACGAGGTTGAAAACAACGCGGAGTTCAGCTACCACGTGTGTGAATGTGAAGCCGAAGAGAAGCTGGAGCAACTAGTTAAAGAATACTTCAATGCTGAAGACTGTGGAGTACGCCATCAGGATATCCTGGAGTCCGATGCCGAAACGCGAGCACGGAAGATCATGGAAGCGACGACACGCAGGATAGGAAACCGTTTTGAAACCGGGCTTGTGTGGAAGACAGACATCGTGGAGTTTCCTGACAGCTTTCCGATGGCGTTACGCCGTCTGCAGTGCCTCGAGAGGCGCATGGATAAAGACCCACTTCTAAAGGAGAACATCCACCGTCAAGtgcaggaataccaagaaaagggCTTTGCACACCTAGCAACAGAAGACGAGCTTGCCGAGGCAGATCCCAGGCGGATCTGGTATCTTCCGTTAGGAGCAGTCTACAACCCCAAAAAACCGGGGAAGGTGCGATTAATCTGGGACGCAGCGGCAAAAGTAGACGGGATCTCGTTGAACTCCCTTCTGCTACCCGGCCCGGACCTTCTCGTATCGTTGGTATCGGTGCAGTTTCTTTTCCGTCAATATCCAGTCGCCGTCAGTGGAGACATCAAAGAGATGTTCCACCAGACGAGAGTTATCGAACGTGACCGACCTTCTCAAAGCTTCCTGTTCCGCAGCAACCCGTTACAAAAGCCAGACGTCTATATAATGGACGTGTTAACCTTCGGAGCAGCCAGTTCTCCAACGTCAGCTCAATTCGTTAAGAACCGAAATGCACAGAAGTTTGCCGACGAGTTCCCGAGAGCTGCTGATGCCATAATCAAACGGCATTACGTCGACGATTATCTCGACAG GCAGTACTGGATCACTTGGGAGAAGCTCCGAAGCAGGAAACGATAG
- the LOC134285556 gene encoding uncharacterized protein LOC134285556, giving the protein MLWSTREDVLCFSTVFKDEMATLIETGTKPTKRQVLKCIMSLFDPLGLLACVLVHGKIIMQSIWRSGIKWDECIDENIYEEWTKWIGLLDDVSTIRIPRCYFQNASVDLYRSLEAHVFVDASEVAYAAVVYFRIVHQNGTGTCALVSAKTKVAPLRYISVPRLELMAAVLGVRLYSFVRDNHSLKINRAIYWSDSEVTLAWIRSEHRKYRPFVACRVGEILSSTNVNDWRHVPSKMNVSDEATKWTNGLSLETSSRWFNGPAYLQLPENEWPKSKRSIVTTDEELRACYLHQETYVLHSPIDYSRFSNWNRLLRSIAYVIRFGTPRKRNTSGKRIDHLLTHEELKVAEILLWKLVQSEAYPDEIAILLKNRTLPVDKQLVLDKSSPLWSLTPMLDENGILRIDSRITAAQGVAEDLKFPIILPRKHSVTSLIVNDYHRKFRHGNSETVVNEIRQRYYVAHLRTVVKGLEKRCQWCRVYKAKPSTPRMSPLPEARLSPGVRPFTYIGVDYFGPILVKVNRSVSKRWVCLITCLTIRAVHVEVAYDLSTKSCIACLRRFVCRRGAPKEIYSDNGRNFTGANRVLRDQIHQIEREAATTFISTETKWFFIPPSCPHMGGSWERMVRSIKTAMTSLPQDEKLNDEGLLTVLAEAEAIVNTRPLTYLPLQSAEQEALTPNHFIMGCSGGATQPFMAKKDYVSDIYASWDLIQRRTNHFWKRWILEYLPTLTKRTKWFGEVKPLEIGDLVVVIDDTRRNGWVRGRVVEVATGRDGRVRQAMIQTPGGLFRRPVSKLAVLDVAGRSEATGPIHPHGEGDVATTAAPATRPSTSEDSLHQR; this is encoded by the coding sequence ATGCTGTGGAGCACAAGAGAGGACGTACTATGCTTCTCTACAGTCTTCAAGGACGAAATGGCGACACTGATTGAAACGGGAACGAAACCGACTAAACGCCAGGTACTCAAATGTATCATGAGTCTGTTTGACCCGTTAGGCCTACTGGCGTGCGTCCTAGTACACGGAAAGATAATAATGCAGAGTATCTGGCGTAGCGGCATCAAATGGGATGAGTGTATCGACGAAAACATCTACGAAGAATGGACTAAATGGATTGGCTTGTTGGACGACGTGAGCACTATAAGAATACCTAGGTGCTACTTCCAGAATGCGAGTGTGGACCTGTACCGTTCTTTGGAAGCACACGTTTTTGTCGACGCAAGTGAAGTTGCATACGCAGCTGTAGTTTACTTCCGTATTGTCCACCAAAATGGAACAGGAACATGCGCTTTAGTGTCGGCGAAAACAAAGGTGGCCCCACTAAGGTACATCTCCGTACCACGGTTGGAGTTGATGGCGGCTGTCCTGGGGGTTAGATTATACTCCTTCGTGCGCGACAACCATTCTCTCAAAATCAATCGAGCGATCTACTGGTCCGACTCTGAAGTTACCCTAGCTTGGATCCGCTCGGAACATCGGAAGTACCGTCCGTTTGTAGCCTGTCGCGTTGGTGAAATACTGTCGTCGACCAATGTGAACGATTGGAGACATGTTCCCAGCAAGATGAACGTTTCAGACGAGGCCACTAAATGGACAAACGGGCTGTCTCTTGAAACGTCAAGCCGCTGGTTCAATGGCCCAGCATATCTGCAACTGCCGGAGAATGAGTGGCCCAAATCGAAAAGATCAATTGTAACTACTGATGAAGAGTTGAGGGCGTGCTATCTACATCAAGAGACCTACGTTCTACACTCGCCCATAGACTACAGCCGATTTTCCAACTGGAACCGACTGCTGCGCTCAATAGCGTATGTGATCCGTTTTGGAACTCCTCGTAAACGGAACACTTCGGGAAAAAGAATTGATCACCTTTTAACACATGAAGAATTGAAGGTGGCCGAGATTCTGCTGTGGAAATTGGTACAATCAGAAGCATATCCGGATGAGATTGCGATTCTCTTGAAAAATCGGACTCTACCGGTGGACAAACAACTAGTTCTGGATAAGTCAAGTCCACTTTGGAGTCTCACACCTATGCTTGACGAAAATGGGATTCTTCGCATCGATAGCCGCATTACAGCAGCCCAAGGAGTAGCAGAAGACCTAAAGTTTCCAATTATATTACCTAGGAAGCATTCGGTTACCAGTCTAATCGTGAACGATTACCATCGGAAGTTCCGGCACGGGAATTCTGAGACGGTGGTGAACGAAATACGACAGCGATATTATGTTGCTCATCTGCGCACCGTCGTTAAAGGACTCGAGAAGAGATGTCAATGGTGCAGAGTATATAAGGCCAAGCCATCGACGCCAAGAATGAGCCCTCTTCCGGAAGCACGTTTATCACCTGGTGTCCGCCCGTTCACATACATCGGAGTCGATTATTTCGGACCAATCCTGGTGAAAGTGAATCGATCCGTATCTAAACGCTGGGTGTGCTTGATCACGTGCCTCACAATCCGCGCTGTGCATGTGGAGGTTGCATATGACCTTTCGACGAAGTCTTGTATTGCCTGTCTACGCCGCTTTGTTTGTCGCAGAGGAGCACCAAAGGAAATATATTCAGATAATGGACGGAACTTCACCGGAGCGAATCGTGTGCTGAGAGATCAAATCCACCAAATCGAACGGGAAGCAGCTACGACCTTTATCAGCACGGAGACGAAGTGGTTCTTCATTCCGCCATCGTGCCCTCACATGGGTGGGTCATGGGAGCGAATGGTTCGTTCCATCAAAACAGCCATGACCAGTCTTCCGCAAGATGAGAAACTCAACGACGAGGGATTGCTGACGGTATTAGCGGAGGCTGAAGCAATCGTTAACACCCGGCCCCTTACCTACCTACCGTTGCAGTCGGCTGAACAAGAAGCATTAACGCCCAACCATTTCATTATGGGATGTTCAGGCGGAGCTACACAACCATTTATGGCGAAAAAGGACTACGTGAGCGACATCTACGCATCCTGGGACCTGATTCAACGACGGACTAACCATTTCTGGAAAAGATGGATCCTGGAATACCTGCCTACACTTACTAAGCGTACAAAGTGGTTTGGAGAAGTGAAGCCCCTCGAAATTGGAGATCTGGTCGTTGTAATCGATGATACCAGAAGGAATGGCTGGGTACGCGGACGTGTTGTAGAGGTGGCTACAGGCAGAGATGGCAGAGTTAGGCAGGCGATGATTCAGACACCTGGTGGACTATTCCGGCGGCCTGTTTCAAAATTAGCTGTGCTGGACGTAGCAGGACGCAGTGAGGCTACTGGGCCCATACATCCTCACGGGGAGGGGGATGTTGCCACGACCGCAGCACCGGCAACCCGGCCTTCGACATCTGAAGATTCCCTCCATCAACGCTAG